The region AAAACATTACAAAGAGTTTTCACAAGTTAACTATAGACTGTCACTACAAGAGAGCTATTCAAAGAAAATAAGCCCAAACATTATTTCGTGAATAGAAAGATGTCCCATTGCGAGCGTTAGAGAGGCTGATCATTTAGGTATAAGCACAATTTTATACCTAGATTATAAATTACAATAACATTcgaatttttaatgttttgtttcCCTTCGTATATCCACTCTACAGGTTTAATTGAAGGCTATGCATTTCCTGCTAGAGAATTAACCCGCCTCTCTGCTTCATTCTTGGTATTCATGAGTGGCCACCATGCAGCCACAACTTTAAGCTTCATCTTACTTGGAAGATACAGAAGTCAGTCACAATAGCCGTTTTTCTCCCTGGAGATAGTTATCCCCTTGTTAAATGTCCACCAGCTCCCCTTTAGCTATTCCAACCTCAATTTTACAAGTTCATGCCTGCCCACAGATTTCTCTTGCTTAATTCGGGCTTTTTCAATTCAACCTCCAAAATTTCTTGTACCTAAACCTCAAATACCTTCTGATTTTGTGGGCCATAAAAGATGGGTTTATCTTGGAAGAAATTAGGAACCAGATTTTGATGTGAAATTTGCTTTGATACGAAGGCAAAAAACTGAATTTTTACCCAGACATGTTGCCTGGTTTTAATTCTCAACTTCCTCATAGCGCATACCATCTAAACCATCCACAGGGGAGCGACTGTTCTTAGTGCAATGAACCATGCGATTTCTTATGAACCATCACATACTGCTTTCAAGTGTCcatttaaacaatttaaaacccTATAGATTTCCTTTCTTTGCTCATGACTTGTATCCTTGGCTAGAAACTCATGGACCTTATCCCCAACTTGGATTGAGCTACAACCAGGAACTTTTTCCATGCCTTGCTGTCTCATTGCTACCCGAGAGATCAAAGCATCTTTCCACTGTCCAATTGATGCGCTCAAATTCGAAATTAGCATTAGATAGCTAGGATTTGAAGGTTCCAGCTCCATAATCTTTCTGGTTACAGACTCTAACATATCCCTGTTCCCATGAATCTTACAAGAACCTAGTAGAGTGGCCCAAATGACAGCATTTGGCTCCAAATGCATGCCTTCAATGAATCTTACTGCTTCTTCCAACTGCCCTGCTCGACCCAGAAGATCAACCATGCAACCATAATGCTCAATTCGGGGTACAATGTCAAACTCCTGAACCATCTGGTCAAATACCCTTCTACCTTCTTCCACCAACCCTCCATGAGTGCAAGCTGACAGAACAGCAATGAAAATGACATCATCTGGCTTAATTCTTTCTTCATGCATCCTATCGAAGAGAGCTAGTGCTTCTTTACACTGACCATTAACAGCTAGACCTGAAATCATTGTTGTCCATGTAATAACACATCTTTtagccatcttatcaaaaactgcTTTTGCGTTTCCCACATCTCCACATTTTGCAAAGACGTCTATCAGAGCATTGCCTAAAGAAATAGACAATTCAAACTGGTTTCTCTTAATATAAGAATCAATCCATTTCCCATGTTCAAGAGACCCCAAGTGAGAACAGGCAGACAGTATACTGACCAACGTTGTCTGATCAGGCCTGCACTTACCATCAATTAACATCTGATGAAACACATTAAGAGCTTGATCAAAATCATGATTATGTACATAACCAGCAATCATAGCATTCCAAGAGACAGTATTCTTAATTGGCATCTGATGAAAAATGTTCCTTGCAGATTCAAGATCACCAATCATAGTGTACCCAGATATCATAGCCGTCCAAGAAACTACAGTTCTTTCTGACATCTGATCAAAAATACACTGTGCAGATTCAACATCACCCAACCGTACATAGCCGGAaatcatcaaattccaagaaaCCTCATTTTtttcaggcatcctatcaaatACCGAATGTGCCAATTCCATACTTCCAGCCTTAGAAAGCCCCGAAACAACAGAATTCCACGTCACAATGTTCCTCTCAGGCATCGAATCAAAAAATCGAATAGCAGATTCTATCTCCCCATGAGCCAA is a window of Alnus glutinosa chromosome 4, dhAlnGlut1.1, whole genome shotgun sequence DNA encoding:
- the LOC133867137 gene encoding pentatricopeptide repeat-containing protein At1g08070, chloroplastic-like, whose protein sequence is MANNQKAMDLRMLRLLQNCKTMRELKQTHLQVLMNGLRGSDLVLPKLITLASELVSLDYAVRIFRNSQHPNVISYNNMIKCFIRKAHKGALRVYHQMKAFTIAPNSFTFTFLLRCFEPFEALEDGRVVHGDIVKLGFGSSVFVQNTLLDFYAKCGRNLDLARRVFEEMPDRDVVSWNSMIGAYLAHGEIESAIRFFDSMPERNIVTWNSVVSGLSKAGSMELAHSVFDRMPEKNEVSWNLMISGYVRLGDVESAQCIFDQMSERTVVSWTAMISGYTMIGDLESARNIFHQMPIKNTVSWNAMIAGYVHNHDFDQALNVFHQMLIDGKCRPDQTTLVSILSACSHLGSLEHGKWIDSYIKRNQFELSISLGNALIDVFAKCGDVGNAKAVFDKMAKRCVITWTTMISGLAVNGQCKEALALFDRMHEERIKPDDVIFIAVLSACTHGGLVEEGRRVFDQMVQEFDIVPRIEHYGCMVDLLGRAGQLEEAVRFIEGMHLEPNAVIWATLLGSCKIHGNRDMLESVTRKIMELEPSNPSYLMLISNLSASIGQWKDALISRVAMRQQGMEKVPGCSSIQVGDKVHEFLAKDTSHEQRKEIYRVLNCLNGHLKAVCDGS